GCACGCGCTCGTGTTTCAGAAGAAGGGCAGGAGGGGGTGCGCGCCTTCCTCGAAAAACGTAAACCCGTCTGGGCTGTGTAGATTCTAGACGGGGGCGTCATGTCAGCGGAACTTGAGGCGGCGGCGCTGGATTCGGCGGGCGGCTGGCTGCGCTGGAAGCGCAAACATGCGGACATTCCGGTCGGCACGCCCTGCGCCAACTGCGAAACGCCGCTGCAGGGGACCTATTGCCATACCTGCGGCCAACTGGCCGAGGATTTCCACCGCAACTCCTGGCACCTGCTGGTCGAGGCGGTGGAAAGCCTGCTGCACCTCGACGGCAAGCTGTTCAGCACCCTGCCCAATCTGCTGCGTCGGCCCGGAAAGCTGACCCGCGACTTCCTGGACGGCAAGCGGGCCTCGCAGGTCCAGCCGTTCCGCATGTTCCTGGTCATCCTTCTGGTCGTGCTGTTCGTCAGCCATCTGGCGCAGAAGAAGACCGAGCATGGCGCGGAGGAGGGCGCTCACGGGACGACCAACAGCGCCGTTCATGTGAACACCCCGGGCGGGGATCACGGAGCCGGCGAGGCGGCGACGGAGCCGACCCAGAACAAGCCGACGGGCCTGCTGCCCCTGCCGAACACGCCCCATACCCGGGCCGCGCTCGATGAGGCGCGGGCCGAGATCGCCATGGATCCGACCATGACCGCCGCCGAGAAGCGGACGGCGCTGATGGCCGTGAATGGCGACTGGGCCAAATTCGGTCAGGCGGTCGCCGACCAGAAGACGGCCGAGGCCGCCGCCGACGGGCATATGATCGACACAAGCCCGAACGACAGCGCCCGGATGAAGGCGTTCAAACACTGGGCCGAGGTGCGCATCGACGCGATCCGCGAGGACCCCAAGCGCTTCTCCCTGATCATGGAGATCTGGCTGCACCGCGTGGCCATCTTGGCCCT
The genomic region above belongs to Brevundimonas goettingensis and contains:
- a CDS encoding DUF3667 domain-containing protein; the protein is MSAELEAAALDSAGGWLRWKRKHADIPVGTPCANCETPLQGTYCHTCGQLAEDFHRNSWHLLVEAVESLLHLDGKLFSTLPNLLRRPGKLTRDFLDGKRASQVQPFRMFLVILLVVLFVSHLAQKKTEHGAEEGAHGTTNSAVHVNTPGGDHGAGEAATEPTQNKPTGLLPLPNTPHTRAALDEARAEIAMDPTMTAAEKRTALMAVNGDWAKFGQAVADQKTAEAAADGHMIDTSPNDSARMKAFKHWAEVRIDAIREDPKRFSLIMEIWLHRVAILALPVSALMLSLLFIFNRRFFVFDHLVFSMHSLSFQMLLVTVILLLSMLIGGWAWWLILIMPVHLYLHMKGAYERSAFGTVCRMTALFVMTTFTFSTLALLWLYLAFNEMAGH